A part of Salvelinus alpinus chromosome 23, SLU_Salpinus.1, whole genome shotgun sequence genomic DNA contains:
- the LOC139550492 gene encoding uncharacterized protein isoform X1, with the protein MSNTVSFSTQIAAIMDVLSKAAVAEITKLVDEGTVVLRLEMCRKENEIEGLQNSLQLMERELRKAQREAAIRVTNDRQHAEEIQVGSGTPQKGDEENQKAQAMPVENPVESFNELQRSGHLEEERSGLEFLVKAEQVEEHVAQGTIEDQRITERVDFRMDERDSQLWSSVTQGLSGNNSGHPDGSYSTGRCLQMFSSQADQYPAPIPSHPSCNSLSIVGKPLDDIFSTVPLKVEPERHPVYHDDAMSESIHVVQGQYRDTLHTVVRECLILHPRMQQPEPSSQGLLRATESTSESHSHNQEHILNRNRLKTKRMVNVWRAVPNQKVLICSLCGKSFHRHCQLEAHQHSHAGVKPYRCLECGKSFTQKQRLKSHQSVHTGERPFSCRLCGKRFARQDNCQTHERFHSGQKPFSCVLCGKSFTVLCNLKLHQKHQCK; encoded by the exons ATGTCTAACACTGTTTCTTTCAGTACACAAATAGCTGCAATCATGGATGTGCTATCAAAGGCAGCAGTTGCAGAAATAACCAAACTTGTAGACGAGGGGACCGTCGTGCTACGGCTTGAAATGTGTCGGAAAGAAAATGAGATAGAAGGCCTTCAAAATAGTTTACAGCTGATGGAAAGAGAACTGAGGAAAGCTCAAAGAGAAGCAGCAATACGAGTGACAAATGACAGGCAACATGCTGAGGAAATTCAGGTTGGGAGTGGGACTCCACAAAAAG GTGATGAAGAGAACCAAAAAGCCCAAGCCATGCCTGTAGAGAACCCAGTAGAGAGCTTCAATGAGCTGCAGCGGTCTGGACAccttgaagaggagaggagtggactgGAGTTTCTGGTGAAAGCAGAGCAGGTGGAAGAACATGTAGCCCAGGGAACCATAGAAGATCAAAGAATCACAGAACGTGTGGACTTTAGAATGGATGAGAGAGATAGTCAGCTGTGGTCCTCTGTTACACAAGGACTAAGTGGGAATAATTCTGGCCACCCAGATGGGTCTTACTCTACAGGGAGATGCTTACAGATGTTCTCATCTCAGGCAGATCAATATCCcgctcccatcccatcccatccttcCTGTAACTCTTTGTCCATTGTAGGGAAACCACTGGATGACATATTCAGCACTGTCCCACTAAAAGTGGAACCTGAGAGGCATCCTGTGTACCATGACGATGCCATGTCTGAGTCCATACATGTTGTGCAGGGGCAGTACAGAGATACTCTGCATACTGTTGTGAGGGAGTGCTTGATTTTACATCCCAGAATGCAGCAGCCAGAACCTTCTTCACAAGGGCTCTTGAGAGCAACTGAGAGCACATCAGAGTCACACTCACACAACCAAGAGCATATTCTTAATAGGAACAGATTGAAAACAAAGAGGATGGTAAATGTTTGGAGAGCTGTAccaaaccaaaaagtgttaatctGCTCATTGTGTGGAAAGAGCTTCCACCGCCATTGTCAACTTGAAGCACACCAACACTCTCATGCTGGAGTCAAGCCATACAGATGTCTTGAGTGTGGGAAAAGTTTTACTCAGAAACAAAGACTTAAGTCACATCAGAGTGTTCACACGGGTGAGAGACCTTTCAGTTGCAGACTCTGTGGCAAGAGGTTTGCAAGGCAGGACAACTGCCAAACACATGAGCGATTTCACAGTGGACAAAAGCCATTTAGTTGTGTGCTGTGTGGTAAAAGTTTCACAGTTCTCTGTAACCTCAAACTACATCAAAAACATCAATGTAAGTAA
- the LOC139550492 gene encoding uncharacterized protein isoform X2, which yields MDVLSKAAVAEITKLVDEGTVVLRLEMCRKENEIEGLQNSLQLMERELRKAQREAAIRVTNDRQHAEEIQVGSGTPQKGDEENQKAQAMPVENPVESFNELQRSGHLEEERSGLEFLVKAEQVEEHVAQGTIEDQRITERVDFRMDERDSQLWSSVTQGLSGNNSGHPDGSYSTGRCLQMFSSQADQYPAPIPSHPSCNSLSIVGKPLDDIFSTVPLKVEPERHPVYHDDAMSESIHVVQGQYRDTLHTVVRECLILHPRMQQPEPSSQGLLRATESTSESHSHNQEHILNRNRLKTKRMVNVWRAVPNQKVLICSLCGKSFHRHCQLEAHQHSHAGVKPYRCLECGKSFTQKQRLKSHQSVHTGERPFSCRLCGKRFARQDNCQTHERFHSGQKPFSCVLCGKSFTVLCNLKLHQKHQCK from the exons ATGGATGTGCTATCAAAGGCAGCAGTTGCAGAAATAACCAAACTTGTAGACGAGGGGACCGTCGTGCTACGGCTTGAAATGTGTCGGAAAGAAAATGAGATAGAAGGCCTTCAAAATAGTTTACAGCTGATGGAAAGAGAACTGAGGAAAGCTCAAAGAGAAGCAGCAATACGAGTGACAAATGACAGGCAACATGCTGAGGAAATTCAGGTTGGGAGTGGGACTCCACAAAAAG GTGATGAAGAGAACCAAAAAGCCCAAGCCATGCCTGTAGAGAACCCAGTAGAGAGCTTCAATGAGCTGCAGCGGTCTGGACAccttgaagaggagaggagtggactgGAGTTTCTGGTGAAAGCAGAGCAGGTGGAAGAACATGTAGCCCAGGGAACCATAGAAGATCAAAGAATCACAGAACGTGTGGACTTTAGAATGGATGAGAGAGATAGTCAGCTGTGGTCCTCTGTTACACAAGGACTAAGTGGGAATAATTCTGGCCACCCAGATGGGTCTTACTCTACAGGGAGATGCTTACAGATGTTCTCATCTCAGGCAGATCAATATCCcgctcccatcccatcccatccttcCTGTAACTCTTTGTCCATTGTAGGGAAACCACTGGATGACATATTCAGCACTGTCCCACTAAAAGTGGAACCTGAGAGGCATCCTGTGTACCATGACGATGCCATGTCTGAGTCCATACATGTTGTGCAGGGGCAGTACAGAGATACTCTGCATACTGTTGTGAGGGAGTGCTTGATTTTACATCCCAGAATGCAGCAGCCAGAACCTTCTTCACAAGGGCTCTTGAGAGCAACTGAGAGCACATCAGAGTCACACTCACACAACCAAGAGCATATTCTTAATAGGAACAGATTGAAAACAAAGAGGATGGTAAATGTTTGGAGAGCTGTAccaaaccaaaaagtgttaatctGCTCATTGTGTGGAAAGAGCTTCCACCGCCATTGTCAACTTGAAGCACACCAACACTCTCATGCTGGAGTCAAGCCATACAGATGTCTTGAGTGTGGGAAAAGTTTTACTCAGAAACAAAGACTTAAGTCACATCAGAGTGTTCACACGGGTGAGAGACCTTTCAGTTGCAGACTCTGTGGCAAGAGGTTTGCAAGGCAGGACAACTGCCAAACACATGAGCGATTTCACAGTGGACAAAAGCCATTTAGTTGTGTGCTGTGTGGTAAAAGTTTCACAGTTCTCTGTAACCTCAAACTACATCAAAAACATCAATGTAAGTAA